The Apodemus sylvaticus chromosome 5, mApoSyl1.1, whole genome shotgun sequence genome has a segment encoding these proteins:
- the Selenoh gene encoding selenoprotein H, translated as MAPLGRKRKAGAAPTEPADKREKLAEGAAVVIEHCTSURVYGRHAAALSQALQLEAPELPVQVNPSKPRRGSFEVTLLRPDSSRVELWTGIKKGPPRKLKFPEPQEVVEELKKYLS; from the exons ATGGCCCCTCTCGGAAGAAAGCGTAAGGCCGGGGCCGCGCCTACCGAGCCGGCGGACAAGCGCGAGAAGCTGGCGGAGGGAGCGGCCGTGGTCATTGAGCACTG CACGAGCTGACGCGTCTACGGCCGCCATGCTGCTGCCCTAAGCCAGGCTCTgcaactggaggccccagagctACCTGTGCAAGTGAACCCGTCCAAACCGCGGAGGGGTAGCTTCGAGGTGACGCTGCTGCGTCCGGACAGCAGCC GTGTTGAACTCTGGACTGGTATTAAGAAGGGCCCTCCGCGAAAGCTCAAATTTCCTGAGCCTCAAGAGGTGGTTGAAGAATTGAAGAAGTACCTTTCATAA
- the Tmx2 gene encoding thioredoxin-related transmembrane protein 2 isoform X1 yields MAVLAPLIALVYSVPRLSRWLARPYCLLSALLSVAFLLVRKLPPICNGLPTQREDGNPCDFDWREVEILMFLSAIVMMKNRRSITVEQHVGNIFMFSKVANAILFFRLDIRMGLLYLTLCIVFLMTCKPPLYMGPEYIKYFNDKTIDEELERDKRVTWIVEFFANWSNDCQSFAPIYADLSLKYNCSGLNFGKVDVGRYTDVSTRYKVSTSPLTKQLPTLILFQGGKEVIRRPQIDKKGRAVSWTFSEENVIREFNLNELYQRAKKLSKGGDNVSEEKPVDPAPTAVPNGENKKDK; encoded by the exons ATGGCTGTCCTCGCGCCTCTGATTGCTTTGGTGTACTCGGTGCCGCGGCTTTCACGATGGCTAGCCCGACCTTATTGCCTTCTGTCTGCCCTGCTTTCCGTTGCTTTTCTCCTCGTGAGGAAACTGCCGCCGATTTGCAATGGTCTCCCCACGCAACGCGAAGATGGCAACCCGTGTGACTTTGACTGG agagaagtGGAGATCCTGATGTTCCTTAGTGCCATTGTGATGATGAAGAACCGCAGATCCA TCACTGTGGAGCAGCATGTAGGCAACATCTTCATGTTTAGTAAAGTGGCCAACGCAATTCTTTTCTTCCGATTGGATATTCGAATGGGCCTGCTGTACCTCACGCTCTGCATAG TGTTCCTGATGACCTGCAAGCCCCCCTTGTACATGGGTCCTGAGTATATCAAGTACTTCAATGATAAAACCATCGAC GAAGAACTGGAGCGAGACAAGAGAGTCACTTGGATTGTGGAGTTCTTTGCCAACTGGTCTAATGATTGCCAGTCCTTTGCTCCCATCTACGCTGACTTGTCCCTCAA GTACAACTGTTCAGGGCTAAATTTTGGGAAGGTAGATGTTGGACGTTACACAGATGTTAGCACACG GTACAAAGTGAGCACATCACCTCTCACCAAACAACTCCCTACCCTGATCCTCTTCCAAGGTGGCAAGGAGGTAATTCGTCGGCCACAGATTGACAAGAAAGGACGAGCTGTCTCTTGGACCTTTTCTGAG GAGAATGTGATTCGAGAATTCAACTTGAATGAGCTATACCAACGAGCGAAGAAGCTCTCAAAGGGTGGAGACAACGTGTCAGAAGAGAAGCCTGTGGACCCTGCTCCCACTGCTGTGCCAAATGGGGAAAACAAGAAGGACAAATAG
- the Tmx2 gene encoding thioredoxin-related transmembrane protein 2 isoform X2: MAVLAPLIALVYSVPRLSRWLARPYCLLSALLSVAFLLVRKLPPICNGLPTQREDGNPCDFDWREVEILMFLSAIVMMKNRRSMFLMTCKPPLYMGPEYIKYFNDKTIDEELERDKRVTWIVEFFANWSNDCQSFAPIYADLSLKYNCSGLNFGKVDVGRYTDVSTRYKVSTSPLTKQLPTLILFQGGKEVIRRPQIDKKGRAVSWTFSEENVIREFNLNELYQRAKKLSKGGDNVSEEKPVDPAPTAVPNGENKKDK; this comes from the exons ATGGCTGTCCTCGCGCCTCTGATTGCTTTGGTGTACTCGGTGCCGCGGCTTTCACGATGGCTAGCCCGACCTTATTGCCTTCTGTCTGCCCTGCTTTCCGTTGCTTTTCTCCTCGTGAGGAAACTGCCGCCGATTTGCAATGGTCTCCCCACGCAACGCGAAGATGGCAACCCGTGTGACTTTGACTGG agagaagtGGAGATCCTGATGTTCCTTAGTGCCATTGTGATGATGAAGAACCGCAGATCCA TGTTCCTGATGACCTGCAAGCCCCCCTTGTACATGGGTCCTGAGTATATCAAGTACTTCAATGATAAAACCATCGAC GAAGAACTGGAGCGAGACAAGAGAGTCACTTGGATTGTGGAGTTCTTTGCCAACTGGTCTAATGATTGCCAGTCCTTTGCTCCCATCTACGCTGACTTGTCCCTCAA GTACAACTGTTCAGGGCTAAATTTTGGGAAGGTAGATGTTGGACGTTACACAGATGTTAGCACACG GTACAAAGTGAGCACATCACCTCTCACCAAACAACTCCCTACCCTGATCCTCTTCCAAGGTGGCAAGGAGGTAATTCGTCGGCCACAGATTGACAAGAAAGGACGAGCTGTCTCTTGGACCTTTTCTGAG GAGAATGTGATTCGAGAATTCAACTTGAATGAGCTATACCAACGAGCGAAGAAGCTCTCAAAGGGTGGAGACAACGTGTCAGAAGAGAAGCCTGTGGACCCTGCTCCCACTGCTGTGCCAAATGGGGAAAACAAGAAGGACAAATAG
- the Tmx2 gene encoding thioredoxin-related transmembrane protein 2 isoform X3: MAVLAPLIALVYSVPRLSRWLARPYCLLSALLSVAFLLVRKLPPICNGLPTQREDGNPCDFDWREVEILMFLSAIVMMKNRRSITVEQHVGNIFMFSKVANAILFFRLDIRMGLLYLTLCIVFLMTCKPPLYMGPEYIKYFNDKTIDEELERDKRVTWIVEFFANWSNDCQSFAPIYADLSLKYNCSGLNFGKVDVGRYTDVQSEHITSHQTTPYPDPLPRWQGGNSSATD, encoded by the exons ATGGCTGTCCTCGCGCCTCTGATTGCTTTGGTGTACTCGGTGCCGCGGCTTTCACGATGGCTAGCCCGACCTTATTGCCTTCTGTCTGCCCTGCTTTCCGTTGCTTTTCTCCTCGTGAGGAAACTGCCGCCGATTTGCAATGGTCTCCCCACGCAACGCGAAGATGGCAACCCGTGTGACTTTGACTGG agagaagtGGAGATCCTGATGTTCCTTAGTGCCATTGTGATGATGAAGAACCGCAGATCCA TCACTGTGGAGCAGCATGTAGGCAACATCTTCATGTTTAGTAAAGTGGCCAACGCAATTCTTTTCTTCCGATTGGATATTCGAATGGGCCTGCTGTACCTCACGCTCTGCATAG TGTTCCTGATGACCTGCAAGCCCCCCTTGTACATGGGTCCTGAGTATATCAAGTACTTCAATGATAAAACCATCGAC GAAGAACTGGAGCGAGACAAGAGAGTCACTTGGATTGTGGAGTTCTTTGCCAACTGGTCTAATGATTGCCAGTCCTTTGCTCCCATCTACGCTGACTTGTCCCTCAA GTACAACTGTTCAGGGCTAAATTTTGGGAAGGTAGATGTTGGACGTTACACAGAT GTACAAAGTGAGCACATCACCTCTCACCAAACAACTCCCTACCCTGATCCTCTTCCAAGGTGGCAAGGAGGTAATTCGTCGGCCACAGATTGA
- the Med19 gene encoding mediator of RNA polymerase II transcription subunit 19 produces MENFTALFGAQADPPPPPSTLGFGPGKPPPPPLPPPGGGPGTAPPSTATSAPAGADKSTAGSGPFYLMRELPGSTELTGSTNLITHYNLEQAYNKFCGKKVKEKLSNFLPDLPGMIDLPGSHDNSSLRSLIEKPPILGGSFNPITGTMLSGFRLHTGPLPEQCRLMHIQPPKKKNKHKHKQSRTQDPVPPETPSDSDHKKKKKKKEEDPERKRKKKEKKKKKNRHSPDHPGMGSSQASSSSSLR; encoded by the exons ATGGAGAACTTCACCGCTCTGTTTGGAGCGCAAGCTGACCCCCCACCGCCACCAAGCACCCTAGGCTTCGGGCCTGGGAAGCCTCCCCCGCCACCCCTTCCTCCTCCAGGAGGTGGTCCAGGCACAGCCCCGCCCTCGACGGCGACCTCGGCCCCCGCAGGAGCCGATAAGTCGACGGCTGGAAGTGGCCCCTTCTACCTTATGCGGGAATTGCCAG GCAGCACAGAGCTGACAGGCAGCACCAATCTAATCACACACTACAACCTGGAACAGGCCTATAATAAGTTCTGTGGGAAGAAAGTAAAGGAAAAGCTAAGTAACTTCCTGCCTGACCTGCCAGGGATGATTGATCTTCCTGGCTCCCATGACAACAGCAGCCTCCGCTCCCTCATTGAGAAGCCTCCTATTCTTGGAGGCTCTTTTAATCCAATCACAGGGACCATGCTGTCTGGTTTCCGCCTCCACACTGGCCCG TTGCCGGAGCAGTGTCGGCTGATGCATATTCAGCCTCCCAAGAAGAAGAATAAGCATAAGCACAAACAGAGCCGTACCCAGGATCCTGTTCCCCCAG AAACACCATCTGATTCAGatcacaagaagaagaaaaagaagaaagaagaggatcCTGAacgaaaaaggaagaagaaagagaagaaaaagaaaaag AACCGACATAGTCCAGACCACCCAGGTATGGGCAGCTCtcaagccagcagcagcagcagtcttCGCTAA
- the Zdhhc5 gene encoding palmitoyltransferase ZDHHC5: MPAESGKRFKPSKYVPVSAAAIFLVGATTLFFAFTCPGLSLYVSPAVPIYNAIMFLFVLANFSMATFMDPGIFPRAEEDEDKEDDFRAPLYKTVEIKGIQVRMKWCATCRFYRPPRCSHCSVCDNCVEEFDHHCPWVNNCIGRRNYRYFFLFLLSLTAHIMGVFGFGLLYVLYHIEELSGVRTAVTMAVMCVAGLFFIPVAGLTGFHVVLVARGRTTNEQVTGKFRGGVNPFTNGCCNNVSRVLCSSPAPRYLGRLKKEKTIVIRPPFLRPEVSDGQITVKIMDNGIQGELRRTKSKGSLEITESQSADAEPPPPPKPDLSRYTGLRTHLGLAANEDSSLLGKDSPPTPTMYKYRPGYSSSSTSAAMPHSSSAKLSRGDSLKEPTSIADSSRHPSYRSEPSLEPESFRSPTFGKSFHFDPLSSGSRSSSLKSAQGTGFELGQLQSIRSEGTTSTSYKSLANQTRNGSLSYDSLLTPSDSPDFESVQAGPEPDPPLGYTSPFLSARLAQQREAERHPRLLTTGPPHREPSPVRYDNLSRHIVASLQEREKLLRQSPPLAGREEEPGLGDSGIQSTPGSGHAPRTSSSSDDSKRSPLSKTPLGRPAVPRFGKPDGLRGRGLGSPEPGTTAPYLGRSMSYSSQKAPSGVSETEEVALQPLLTPKDEVQLKTTYSKSNGQPKSIGSASPGPGQPPLSSPTRGGVKKVSGVGGTTYEISV, translated from the exons GTGTCCAGGACTAAGCCTGTATGTGTCACCTGCAGTGCCCATTTACAATGCAATTATGTTTCTCTTTGTGCTGGCCAACTTCAGCATGGCCACCTTTATGGACCCAGGAATTTTCCCCCGAG ctgaagaagatgaagacaaaGAAGATGATTTCCGAGCTCCCCTTTACAAAACAGTGGAGATCAAGGGTATCCAGGTGCGAATGAAATGGTGTGCCACCTGCCGCTTTTACCGCCCTCCTAGATGCTCCCACTGCAGTGTCTGTGACAACTGTGTGGAG GAATTTGATCATCACTGCCCTTGGGTAAACAACTGTATTGGTCGCAGGAACTACAgatacttcttccttttcctcctttccctgaCAGCCCACATCATGGGTGTGTTTGGCTTTGGCCTCCTTTATGTCCTCTATCACATAGAGGAACTCTCAGGGGTCCGCACTGCTGTCAC CATGGCAGTAATGTGTGTGGCTGGCTTATTTTTCATCCCTGTAGCTGGCCTCACAGGATTTCATGTGGTGCTGGTGGCTAGGGGACGCACAACCAATGAACAG GTTACAGGTAAATTCCGGGGAGGTGTGAATCCCTTCACCAATGGCTGCTGTAACAATGTTAGCCGGGTCCTCTGCAGTTCTCCAGCACCCAG GTATTTGGGGAgactaaagaaagagaagacaatTGTAATTAGACCTCCTTTCCTTCGACCAGAAGTGTCAGATGGGCAGATAACTGTGAAGATCATGGATAATGGCATCCAAGGAGAACTGCGGCGGACTAAG TCTAAGGGAAGCCTAGAGATAACCGAGAGCCAGTCTGCAGATGCGGAACCTCCACCTCCACCTAAGCCAGACCTGAGCCGATACACAGGCCTTCGAACACACCTCGGCCTGGCTGCTAATGAGG ATAGCAGTCTCTTGGGCAAGGACAGCCCCCCTACACCTACTATGTACAAGTATCGACCAGGTTATAGCAGCAGTAGCACATCAGCCGCCATGCCTCATTCCTCCAGCGCCAAG TTGAGTCGTGGAGACAGCTTAAAGGAGCCAACTTCAATTGCAGATAGCAGCCGCCATCCCAGCTACCGCTCAGAACCTAGCTTGGAACCAGAGAGCTTCCGGTCTCCCACTTTTGGCAAAAGCTTTCATTTTGATCCATTGTCCAGTGGCTCACGATCCTCCAGCCTCAAGTCAGCTCAGGGCACAGGCTTTGAGCTGGGCCAGTTGCAGTCCATTCGTTCAGAGggcaccacctccacctcctatAAGAGCCTGGCCAACCAGACACGCAATGGAAGTCTATCTTATGACAGCCTACTCACTCCTTCAGACAGCCCTGATTTTGAGTCAGTACAGGCAGGGCCTGAGCCAGACCCACCATTAGGCTACACCTCTCCCTTCCTGTCAGCCCGGCTGGCCCAGCAACGGGAAGCCGAGAGGCACCCACGTTTGCTGACAACTGGCCCACCACACAGAGAACCCTCACCAGTCCGTTATGACAATCTGTCTCGCCACATTGTGGCCTCCCTCCAGGAACGAGAGAAGCTGCTACGACAGTCACCTCCACTTGCAGGCCGTGAGGAAGAACCAGGCTTGGGAGACTCAGGCATTCAGTCAACACCAGGCTCAGGCCATGCCCCCCGTACTAGTTCCTCCTCAGATGATTCCAAGAGATCACCCTTGAGCAAGACTCCACTGGGACGCCCAGCTGTCCCCCGTTTTGGCAAACCAGATGGGCTAAGAGGCCGGGGACTAGGGTCCCCTGAACCAGGCACAACTGCCCCTTACCTGGGCCGATCAATGTCCTATAGCAGCCAAAAAGCCCCATCTGGTGTCTCTGAGACAGAGGAAGTAGCATTGCAGCCATTACTGACACccaa AGATGAAGTACAGCTCAAGACCACCTACAGCAAATCCAATGGGCAGCCCAAGAGTATAGGCTCAGCTTCCCCTGGCCCAGGCCAGCCACCTCTCAGTAGCCCCACAAGGGGAGGAGTCAAGAAGGTGTCAGGGGTGGGTGGCACCACATACGAGATTTCTGTGTGA